The bacterium genome has a segment encoding these proteins:
- a CDS encoding glucose-6-phosphate isomerase family protein, which yields MMQPFTVTIDFAENIMRGADKHNIRRASVMRGYYQDADALEKLIQDGHDPLHYETYEKQVPEEYGHLLFCISKIQPGLVGEEYFMTKGHYHTRENTGEIYLCVQGGGFMVMKTKEGKFDAQRMERGSLVYVPPYWAHRSVNTGNEPLTMLAIWPADSGHNYGDIEKEGFPKRVFLRNGKVVIV from the coding sequence ATGATGCAACCCTTTACCGTGACCATCGACTTCGCCGAAAATATCATGCGTGGCGCCGACAAGCATAACATTCGCCGGGCTTCAGTCATGCGCGGTTATTACCAGGATGCGGACGCCCTGGAAAAACTCATTCAGGACGGCCATGACCCGTTGCATTACGAGACCTACGAGAAGCAGGTGCCCGAGGAGTATGGCCATCTGCTGTTTTGCATCAGCAAAATCCAACCGGGCCTCGTGGGAGAAGAGTACTTCATGACCAAGGGGCACTATCACACTCGCGAGAATACCGGGGAGATTTATCTCTGCGTTCAAGGCGGCGGCTTCATGGTGATGAAGACGAAGGAAGGCAAGTTCGATGCGCAACGCATGGAACGTGGCAGCCTCGTCTATGTGCCGCCTTACTGGGCGCACCGGTCGGTCAACACAGGCAATGAGCCGTTGACGATGCTGGCCATCTGGCCGGCCGACTCAGGGCATAACTATGGCGACATCGAGAAAGAGGGATTCCCGAAACGGGTGTTCCTGAGGAATGGGAAAGTGGTCATCGTATGA
- a CDS encoding shikimate dehydrogenase, translated as MEFVKADKPTMYFIGVTTSKSSIMKVFPAWANYLKLGDVVIKGFDLKLHDEPARYREVVEFIKRDPLSLGALVTTHKIDLLKACRDQFDELDEYAQLMGEVSSISKHNGKLVGHAKDPITSGLALEAFLPARHFETTGAEAFVLGAGGSAIAITWYLMNRPQGPSKIIVANRSGARLHEMREIHGKLHSQIPVEYHETPRPGMSDALMARLKPGSLVVNATGLGKDAPGSPLTDAAEFPEQGLVWEFNYRGDLIFLDQARRQEQHRHLLIEDGWVYFLHGWTRVVAEVFHVDIPVRGPVFEEISKIAKEAK; from the coding sequence ATGGAGTTTGTAAAGGCAGACAAACCGACGATGTATTTCATAGGCGTGACGACCTCCAAGTCGTCCATTATGAAGGTCTTTCCCGCCTGGGCCAACTATTTGAAACTGGGGGATGTGGTCATCAAGGGTTTCGATCTCAAGTTGCACGATGAGCCGGCGCGTTACCGTGAAGTAGTTGAGTTCATCAAACGCGATCCACTCTCACTTGGTGCGCTGGTGACCACTCACAAGATTGACTTGCTGAAGGCCTGCCGTGACCAGTTCGACGAACTGGACGAGTATGCGCAGCTGATGGGCGAGGTCAGTTCGATTTCCAAGCATAACGGCAAACTGGTTGGCCATGCAAAGGATCCGATCACGAGCGGATTGGCTCTCGAGGCCTTCCTGCCGGCGCGGCACTTTGAGACGACCGGTGCGGAGGCCTTTGTGCTGGGTGCGGGCGGTTCGGCCATCGCCATTACCTGGTACTTGATGAATCGCCCACAGGGACCTTCAAAGATCATCGTCGCGAATCGTAGTGGTGCACGGCTTCATGAGATGCGGGAAATTCACGGGAAACTGCATTCCCAGATCCCGGTCGAATACCATGAGACCCCTCGCCCAGGAATGAGCGATGCCCTGATGGCGCGGCTCAAGCCAGGATCCCTGGTGGTGAATGCAACCGGTCTGGGGAAGGATGCCCCCGGTTCACCCCTGACGGATGCGGCGGAATTCCCGGAACAGGGACTGGTCTGGGAATTCAATTACCGGGGCGATCTGATCTTCCTCGACCAGGCGCGCCGGCAGGAGCAACACCGCCATCTGTTGATCGAGGATGGCTGGGTCTATTTTCTTCACGGCTGGACGCGGGTTGTCGCCGAGGTATTCCATGTGGACATCCCGGTGCGCGGACCGGTGTTTGAAGAGATATCCAAAATCGCCAAGGAGGCAAAATGA
- a CDS encoding FGGY-family carbohydrate kinase: MDVAGTASVFAATTATYRADVRHKMLGWGRSAVPGLWHPYAYINGGGMNLEWFLREFGGGTGFKELDMQAARVVPAGDLPFFVPHLAGRVTPSQPLLRGAWAGLTWEHCKGHLYRAILEGVALEYGIYRDVLRELCPDYRLRELRITGGGEKSHVWNKIKADVLGCPVTQMTRPEGAPLGAALVAGLGVGIFTDLHATATTWIKTGCMTAPDRKKTGYYGKRLAKYQNLLKEMNQWSL, translated from the coding sequence GTGGATGTGGCAGGCACGGCGTCGGTGTTCGCGGCAACGACAGCGACGTACCGGGCGGATGTGAGGCACAAGATGCTCGGGTGGGGCCGGTCTGCGGTTCCCGGATTGTGGCATCCCTACGCCTACATCAATGGCGGCGGAATGAACCTCGAATGGTTTCTCCGGGAATTCGGAGGAGGAACAGGTTTTAAGGAACTGGACATGCAGGCGGCGCGTGTGGTGCCGGCTGGAGATCTGCCGTTCTTCGTGCCACATCTGGCAGGGCGAGTGACTCCGAGCCAACCGCTTCTGCGGGGCGCTTGGGCGGGGCTGACCTGGGAACATTGTAAGGGGCACCTGTACCGGGCCATTCTCGAAGGCGTTGCCCTGGAATACGGAATTTACAGAGACGTGTTGCGGGAACTGTGTCCGGACTACCGGCTGCGCGAACTGCGCATTACCGGGGGGGGCGAAAAGAGTCACGTGTGGAATAAGATCAAGGCGGATGTGCTGGGTTGCCCGGTGACGCAGATGACGCGGCCTGAAGGCGCGCCTCTGGGAGCAGCGCTGGTGGCGGGATTAGGTGTGGGGATTTTCACGGATTTGCATGCGACGGCGACCACATGGATCAAGACCGGCTGTATGACGGCGCCGGACCGGAAAAAGACCGGCTATTACGGAAAACGGTTGGCAAAATATCAGAACTTATTAAAGGAGATGAATCAATGGAGTTTGTAA
- a CDS encoding FGGY family carbohydrate kinase, with the protein MTTVCLIGVDIGTQGTKAALFTGTGKCLAMAFQPSRLHRPKPGVVEENADQQVESVCNTIRQCVRKARVGNVAGIGIAGQMAGVIGIGADGCAVTPYDSWLDTRCAPYIARLPADIVIRKAGGPPSFNHGPKLLLWKHERASTYRRIQAFVQPGGYAVMRLCGLDAGHAFIDHTYLHFSGFADNLRRVWNTDLCTQFGIDPAKLPRIVQPQEVAGGLTPAMARACGLTAGTPVVAGCGDTAASFLACGAHVKAFAWMWQARRRCSRQRQRRTGRM; encoded by the coding sequence ATGACAACCGTCTGTCTCATCGGTGTGGACATTGGCACGCAGGGTACGAAGGCGGCGCTCTTTACCGGTACCGGCAAATGTCTGGCCATGGCCTTTCAACCATCGCGTCTGCACCGCCCCAAGCCCGGTGTTGTGGAAGAGAATGCCGACCAACAGGTCGAATCTGTTTGCAACACGATCCGGCAATGCGTCCGTAAAGCGCGGGTAGGCAACGTGGCCGGGATCGGGATTGCCGGCCAGATGGCCGGAGTGATCGGGATCGGTGCGGATGGTTGCGCGGTGACGCCCTATGATTCCTGGCTCGATACACGGTGCGCGCCCTATATCGCCAGGCTACCTGCCGACATTGTGATCCGCAAGGCCGGTGGGCCGCCCAGTTTTAACCACGGACCGAAACTGCTGTTGTGGAAGCATGAACGCGCCTCGACCTACCGGCGCATCCAGGCGTTTGTTCAGCCAGGTGGCTATGCGGTGATGCGGTTGTGCGGGCTGGATGCCGGCCACGCCTTTATTGACCACACGTATCTTCATTTTTCCGGCTTTGCCGACAATCTGCGGCGGGTTTGGAATACTGACCTATGCACTCAATTCGGCATTGATCCGGCCAAATTGCCCCGCATCGTCCAGCCGCAGGAGGTTGCTGGGGGTTTGACACCAGCCATGGCGCGGGCCTGTGGACTTACGGCCGGAACACCCGTTGTCGCAGGTTGCGGTGACACCGCCGCCAGCTTTCTTGCCTGCGGCGCCCACGTGAAGGCATTTGCGTGGATGTGGCAGGCACGGCGTCGGTGTTCGCGGCAACGACAGCGACGTACCGGGCGGATGTGA
- a CDS encoding alcohol dehydrogenase catalytic domain-containing protein, protein MIAATYTQGRKLDIIEVPVPTIGEGESLLKVEATAICGTDTKIARAGHRKLNPGQRIILGHEFVGSIVAGVGQGRRVGIAPNWGCGNCPACIGGMANMCPDFSAFGINTDGSHAAYVRIPAAVVAQGNMVDLPEGISWAEAALAEPLSCCLNGQKAARLAPGDTVLIYGAGPMGMLHVLLAVASGAAQVILADPNSLRLQQAGQIADIIPIRSDTQSVPDEVTRITGGAGVDVVLVAAPVRAIAEEGLAMLAPFGRLCLFAGLPKDDAHVRLDGNLIHYRNLSVVGTSGGCTNDYRTAMRLIAGRRVDVRPVISHTFPLSRLNEAYDVAFSGKCMKVVITGENA, encoded by the coding sequence ATGATCGCCGCCACTTATACACAGGGCCGGAAACTGGACATCATCGAGGTCCCCGTGCCAACGATTGGCGAGGGGGAGTCTCTTTTGAAAGTTGAAGCGACGGCCATTTGCGGAACGGACACTAAGATCGCCCGGGCCGGGCATCGCAAACTCAATCCCGGCCAACGGATCATTCTGGGCCATGAATTTGTCGGATCGATTGTGGCCGGAGTGGGGCAGGGCAGACGTGTGGGCATCGCCCCGAACTGGGGGTGCGGGAATTGTCCCGCCTGCATCGGCGGCATGGCCAACATGTGTCCCGATTTTTCGGCCTTTGGCATTAACACCGATGGTTCACACGCGGCCTACGTCCGGATCCCAGCGGCCGTTGTGGCGCAGGGCAACATGGTGGATTTGCCGGAGGGAATTTCCTGGGCGGAAGCAGCGCTGGCCGAACCGCTTTCCTGTTGCCTGAACGGCCAGAAGGCGGCGCGACTGGCGCCGGGCGACACTGTACTCATCTATGGCGCCGGTCCCATGGGGATGCTGCATGTCCTGCTGGCGGTTGCCAGCGGTGCGGCACAGGTGATCCTCGCCGATCCCAATTCCCTTCGGTTGCAGCAGGCCGGGCAGATAGCCGATATCATCCCGATCCGATCCGACACTCAGTCCGTTCCCGACGAAGTCACGCGCATCACCGGCGGGGCAGGTGTGGATGTGGTTCTTGTGGCGGCGCCGGTTCGGGCGATTGCCGAGGAAGGGTTGGCCATGCTGGCGCCCTTTGGCCGTCTGTGTTTGTTTGCCGGACTTCCCAAGGATGACGCCCACGTCCGCCTCGATGGTAACCTGATCCATTACCGCAATCTCTCGGTGGTTGGAACCAGCGGAGGCTGCACGAATGACTATCGCACGGCGATGCGGTTGATTGCCGGCCGCCGCGTGGACGTCCGTCCGGTGATTTCACACACGTTCCCGCTCTCCCGCCTGAACGAGGCTTATGATGTGGCGTTCTCGGGAAAATGTATGAAAGTCGTGATCACAGGGGAGAACGCATAA
- a CDS encoding Gfo/Idh/MocA family oxidoreductase, whose product MMISSKQALGIAVIGLGRAGMIHARNFAAGVSGARLVALVDPFAESLARAASELGVARGYSSVSDAMADPNIDAVVIATPTAEHCRIAVVAARAGKHVFCEKPMAMNAVECQEMISATEAAGVHLQIGFMRRFDRSFAMAKERIERGEIGRVVQVKSLTHGPSTPKPWMYDIRQSNGPLAEVNSHDIDTLRWFTQSEFKTLYAIAGNYRCAEARREFPDFYDNVLLTASFANGMQGMISGAQGAKYGYDARCEILGTEGILFVGHLDDSSVVSCTSAGLSRPVVRSWTDLFLEAYRAEDEDFVQCIREGRPPRATGLDGLRAVQVVNAGNESIRTGKLVTLS is encoded by the coding sequence ATGATGATCAGTAGTAAACAAGCGTTGGGAATAGCCGTTATTGGGTTAGGTCGAGCGGGTATGATTCATGCCCGCAATTTCGCGGCAGGCGTGTCTGGCGCTAGGCTGGTTGCGTTGGTTGATCCCTTTGCCGAATCATTGGCGCGGGCGGCTAGCGAGTTAGGTGTGGCGCGTGGTTATTCAAGCGTGTCGGATGCCATGGCGGATCCGAACATTGACGCGGTGGTGATTGCTACCCCTACCGCAGAGCATTGCCGGATTGCCGTGGTGGCGGCGCGCGCCGGCAAGCATGTGTTCTGTGAGAAACCCATGGCTATGAATGCCGTCGAATGCCAGGAGATGATCTCGGCAACGGAGGCGGCCGGGGTGCACCTGCAGATTGGGTTTATGCGGCGGTTTGACCGCAGTTTTGCGATGGCCAAGGAGCGGATCGAGCGCGGTGAAATCGGGCGGGTGGTGCAGGTGAAATCCCTCACTCATGGCCCCAGCACCCCCAAGCCCTGGATGTATGATATCCGCCAGAGCAACGGGCCCCTGGCGGAAGTGAACAGCCATGATATCGATACGTTGCGCTGGTTCACCCAGAGCGAGTTCAAGACGCTCTACGCCATAGCGGGCAACTACCGTTGCGCTGAGGCCCGGCGTGAGTTCCCTGATTTTTATGACAACGTGCTCCTGACGGCTTCCTTCGCCAACGGCATGCAGGGGATGATCAGCGGGGCACAAGGGGCGAAATACGGGTATGATGCACGGTGCGAAATCCTGGGAACCGAAGGCATTTTATTTGTGGGACACCTGGATGATTCCTCAGTTGTTTCGTGTACGTCGGCAGGCCTCTCCCGGCCTGTGGTCAGGAGTTGGACGGACTTGTTTCTGGAGGCGTACCGGGCCGAGGATGAGGATTTCGTCCAGTGCATTCGGGAGGGGCGTCCGCCCCGCGCCACGGGCCTTGATGGTCTGCGGGCCGTCCAGGTGGTGAATGCGGGTAATGAGTCCATTCGCACCGGAAAGCTGGTTACCCTGTCATGA
- a CDS encoding DeoR/GlpR family DNA-binding transcription regulator, whose protein sequence is MTSINIPDAIHDGLFAEERKLKIMEEVTEKKKVTVTALSKSLGVSGATVRNYLRDLDSAGRLIRTHGGAIAKTKTGFELASQQKEVHFQNEKRQIARRALSLIEDGDTIILDTGTTTLELARCLHERKNLTVVTNDLMIAQVIEEFETVNVIFMGGVLRKGFHCTLGLQGRELITGLTADKAFMGANGFSLTKGATTPDINQAETKKRMVAIAGKVVLLCDHTKLNKVSFARFAMPDQINILVTDRIDEAEKLRLEKVGIDVLVA, encoded by the coding sequence ATGACTTCGATCAATATCCCTGATGCAATCCACGACGGACTCTTCGCCGAAGAACGAAAACTCAAAATTATGGAGGAAGTGACAGAGAAGAAGAAAGTCACGGTCACGGCCCTGTCCAAATCCTTGGGTGTATCTGGTGCCACGGTGCGCAATTATTTGCGGGATCTCGATAGCGCCGGGAGGTTGATCCGAACGCATGGCGGAGCCATTGCTAAAACCAAAACCGGCTTTGAACTGGCATCGCAGCAAAAAGAAGTTCATTTTCAGAATGAGAAGCGCCAGATTGCCCGCCGGGCGTTGAGCCTGATCGAGGATGGGGACACTATCATTCTGGACACGGGCACAACGACACTCGAGTTGGCCCGGTGTCTTCACGAGCGCAAGAACTTGACCGTGGTCACCAATGATCTCATGATTGCCCAGGTGATTGAAGAGTTCGAAACCGTGAATGTCATCTTCATGGGGGGCGTCCTCCGCAAAGGGTTCCACTGCACCCTCGGCCTGCAGGGACGGGAACTCATCACCGGCCTGACTGCCGACAAGGCCTTCATGGGAGCGAATGGCTTCAGCCTCACCAAGGGCGCAACCACCCCGGACATTAATCAGGCGGAAACCAAAAAGCGAATGGTTGCGATTGCCGGTAAGGTGGTCCTGCTTTGCGACCATACCAAACTCAACAAAGTCTCGTTCGCCCGGTTTGCCATGCCCGACCAGATCAACATCCTCGTGACCGACCGTATTGACGAGGCTGAAAAACTTCGCCTCGAAAAGGTTGGTATCGACGTCCTGGTGGCATGA
- a CDS encoding 6-phosphogluconolactonase codes for MALIKNRVGLMNRYGKTRVIVCSDANELGRKAAGAVADAMRIVLSQKAEIRVVFAAGESQGTFLAALSKAPGLDWKRIICFNIDDFWDIRMPGKFTCGAQTTRELYRLVKPQTVNLVRFNAPDPEAECARFEALLRAQPLDIVCQGIGTSGHLALNEPGQCQFNDEMWVRLVELVPQSKKQLMADPNFKELGYIPEKGITMTIPAIFSAAQVYTMVPLALKKPILTQLAALTAPVELLPASILLEKEGTLFVDEDSCPDLWRGCQSEDRK; via the coding sequence TTGGCATTGATTAAAAATAGGGTGGGATTGATGAACAGGTATGGCAAAACGCGGGTTATTGTTTGCAGCGATGCGAACGAGTTGGGGCGGAAAGCTGCAGGGGCCGTTGCCGATGCAATGCGGATAGTCCTGTCACAAAAAGCTGAAATCCGTGTGGTGTTTGCGGCGGGGGAGAGTCAGGGCACTTTTCTCGCGGCCCTTTCGAAGGCGCCGGGACTCGATTGGAAGAGAATCATCTGTTTCAATATTGACGATTTCTGGGACATCCGGATGCCTGGGAAATTTACATGCGGTGCACAAACCACGCGGGAGCTCTATCGTCTCGTCAAGCCGCAGACGGTCAATCTTGTCCGGTTCAATGCCCCAGACCCGGAAGCGGAATGCGCTCGTTTTGAGGCACTTCTCAGGGCGCAGCCGCTTGACATCGTCTGTCAAGGGATCGGTACGTCAGGCCATCTGGCTTTGAATGAACCGGGGCAATGTCAGTTCAATGACGAAATGTGGGTGCGCCTCGTTGAGTTGGTTCCTCAGTCAAAAAAACAGCTTATGGCCGATCCGAATTTCAAGGAACTCGGCTATATTCCCGAGAAGGGGATCACCATGACGATTCCTGCGATCTTTTCTGCGGCGCAGGTGTATACCATGGTGCCGCTGGCTTTAAAAAAGCCCATTCTTACGCAGCTTGCGGCGTTGACTGCCCCTGTTGAGTTGCTGCCGGCATCTATTCTTCTCGAAAAGGAAGGGACTCTCTTTGTCGATGAGGACTCGTGTCCCGATCTTTGGCGAGGTTGCCAAAGCGAAGACAGAAAGTGA
- a CDS encoding family 20 glycosylhydrolase codes for MENGKLFWLKEGTPAELHTLLGALADEYPIIVGKGRGGVQVQFVKSQTKGLSAIRINESVATIEYDQVSMAARALGALMAGVESRETTVFKSLGVMLDCSRNAVMTVAHFKRWLRRLALMGYNQASLYTEDTYKLPGEPYFGYMRGAYTEPELREINAYAGSLGIEMIGSIQTLGHLQQLLRWAPYAGIKDTSSVLLVDCDDTYKLIDKMVALCSRVFGSRNIAIGMDETHDLGRGRFMDRFGYERGFDMFNRHLGRVSEICRQHGLRPRIWSDMYFRMGNRDMDYYAIDTKIPPDVKAKIPKDVDLVYWDYYHHHKGFYVDWIRRHRDLGHEPIVQSGVWTWNALWYDHQLTLETIQPCIEACTEEKVQALSFTLWGDDGAFCEMDSSFAGLCLAADLCFGGGNEELVARKFKAICHANYRNHVALSTLQYPCGLQHGHIEKHMRKWDDPLFGVKKISGHLLLWDDPLLGINWNNNNTINPHWVDLTRENYGRMLRSLEAPARDNHNASIMHGKVLAEVILMKLDFRQALLKAYAERDKDGLETIRKVMVPAMVKALNALLRSFRSQWMKRNKPFGFEVIQLRLNGLIGRYKEIAVRINELNRGSRSSIEELDEIAPEEHGGGTGLSTYQFFVSGSVII; via the coding sequence ATGGAAAATGGTAAACTTTTTTGGTTGAAGGAGGGAACGCCAGCGGAACTGCATACCCTGTTGGGGGCTCTGGCGGATGAATACCCCATTATCGTCGGTAAAGGCCGGGGTGGAGTCCAGGTTCAGTTTGTCAAGTCTCAGACGAAAGGCCTCTCTGCCATCCGAATCAATGAGTCGGTTGCCACCATTGAATATGACCAGGTCAGCATGGCGGCCCGCGCGCTCGGCGCATTAATGGCTGGGGTCGAATCACGGGAAACCACGGTGTTCAAATCGCTGGGTGTCATGCTGGACTGCTCCCGCAACGCTGTGATGACCGTGGCGCATTTCAAGCGCTGGCTGCGGCGTCTGGCGTTAATGGGGTATAACCAGGCCTCACTTTATACCGAGGATACCTATAAACTCCCCGGTGAACCCTATTTCGGCTATATGCGCGGGGCTTACACCGAACCGGAACTGAGGGAAATCAATGCCTATGCGGGCTCGTTGGGTATTGAAATGATCGGATCTATCCAGACTCTTGGCCATTTGCAGCAGTTGCTCCGCTGGGCGCCTTACGCAGGAATCAAGGACACTTCAAGCGTCCTGCTTGTCGATTGTGACGACACCTATAAGCTGATTGATAAAATGGTGGCGTTATGTAGCCGCGTATTCGGAAGTCGCAACATTGCCATCGGCATGGATGAGACGCATGACCTGGGGCGGGGGCGTTTCATGGATCGTTTCGGGTATGAGCGCGGCTTTGATATGTTCAATCGACATCTGGGTCGGGTGTCGGAAATATGCCGTCAGCATGGGCTCAGACCGCGAATCTGGTCGGATATGTATTTCCGGATGGGTAACCGGGACATGGACTATTATGCCATCGATACAAAGATCCCGCCGGACGTGAAGGCCAAAATCCCCAAGGACGTCGATTTGGTGTACTGGGATTATTATCACCATCACAAGGGGTTTTATGTGGACTGGATCCGGCGGCACCGCGACCTTGGGCACGAGCCCATCGTGCAGTCGGGCGTCTGGACCTGGAATGCTTTATGGTACGACCATCAGTTGACGCTGGAAACCATTCAGCCTTGCATAGAAGCCTGCACGGAAGAAAAGGTGCAGGCCCTCTCTTTTACCCTTTGGGGCGATGATGGCGCCTTCTGCGAAATGGATTCCAGTTTTGCGGGACTCTGCCTGGCGGCGGATCTATGTTTCGGCGGCGGGAACGAGGAACTTGTTGCTCGAAAATTCAAGGCCATCTGCCATGCCAATTATCGCAATCATGTCGCCTTATCAACCCTCCAGTATCCCTGTGGGCTCCAGCACGGGCACATCGAAAAGCACATGCGGAAGTGGGACGACCCCCTCTTCGGGGTCAAAAAGATTTCAGGGCATTTGCTGCTTTGGGATGATCCGCTACTAGGGATTAACTGGAACAACAATAATACCATCAATCCCCACTGGGTGGACCTGACCCGGGAAAATTATGGCAGGATGCTCCGATCGCTTGAAGCCCCGGCGAGGGACAACCATAATGCGAGCATCATGCATGGTAAGGTGTTGGCGGAGGTGATTCTGATGAAGTTGGACTTTCGCCAGGCCCTGCTGAAAGCCTATGCCGAGAGGGATAAGGACGGCCTTGAGACGATTCGAAAAGTCATGGTCCCGGCCATGGTGAAAGCCCTGAATGCGCTTTTGCGGTCCTTCCGTTCCCAGTGGATGAAACGCAATAAGCCTTTCGGTTTTGAAGTCATTCAACTCCGGCTTAACGGATTGATCGGGCGGTATAAGGAAATTGCCGTTCGGATCAATGAGCTTAATCGTGGATCCAGATCGTCCATTGAGGAACTTGACGAGATTGCTCCGGAAGAACATGGGGGTGGAACAGGATTGTCCACCTATCAATTCTTCGTTTCCGGCTCTGTGATCATTTGA